A portion of the Ficedula albicollis isolate OC2 chromosome 4, FicAlb1.5, whole genome shotgun sequence genome contains these proteins:
- the LOC101821184 gene encoding acrosin-like, which yields MFKAQLDGALSSQVWCEMSLPVAGVGTGWSLGSTLTQTILRFRVAPCAGGRSARNRPLCDISPGLRAPQGLRALWPWRCWRTESSLPQLTEPRAAMLLLVLLALLATCRPVQAVWNTCGGSCGIRPLTSDDEQGRTRVVGGKGAEAGAWPWLVSIQDPSVSGTGHLCGGSLISVQWVLTAAHCFTESRDISTMRLLIGATQLTEPGPGAEVRRIKRLLIHEEYSSADQSNDIALLELNKPVQCSPYIQTVCVPNGTLSVAQLDTCYVAGWGATTARSQTSSDILQEAKVQLIGVQICNSSEWYGGDVHTHNLCAGYPEGGIDTCQGDSGGPLMCQDDDADFFWVVGVTSWGRGCARAKRPGIYTSVQHFYEWILIQMELLPQEEASEAWSYTTASERLGHMNAPWPTFKPWSTILPTLNPFPRPPPTLRPLPTAFPTYKPFPTAYPTHRPVPTAYPTQQPWTTAYPTQKPWTTAYPTQKPWTTAYPTQKPWTTAYPTQKPWTTAYPTQKPWTTAYPTQKPWTTAYPTQKPWTTAYPTQKPWTTAYPTQKPWTTAYPTQKPWTTAYPTQKPWTTTYPTQKPWTQPVPTQKPSLMPSPVEETNNCPFPLKKLMEFFTKVRDLLKNLPGVAV from the exons atgttcaaggcccagttggatggggctctgagcagccaggtCTGGTGTgagatgtccctgcccgtggccGGGGTTGGGACTGGGTGGTCGTTAGGGTCCActctgacccaaaccattctacgGTTCCGTGttgctccctgtgctggaggcCGCAGCGCACGGAACCGGCCGCTCTGTGACATCAGCCCAGGGCTGCGGGCGCCGCAGGGGCTGCGGGCACTGTGGCCGTGGCGCTGCTGGCGCACGGAGTCCTCGCTCCCACAGCTGACTGAGCCACGGGCAGCAATGCTGCTGCTCGTCCTCCTCGCCCTGCTGGCCACCTGCAGGCCTGTGCAGGCCGTGTGGAACACCTGCGG tgggagctgtggcaTCCGGCCCTTGACTTCTGATGATGAGCAAGGCAGGACACGCGTCGTGGGTGGCAAAGGTGCCGAGGCAGGGGCCTGGCCCTGGCTTGTCAGCATCCAAGATCCCTCAGTTTCAGGCACGGGGCATTTGTGCGGAGGGTCCCTCATCAGCGTACAGTGGGTCCTTACAGCAGCCCACTGCTTTACCGAATCCAG GGACATCAGCACCATGCGCCTGCTGATCGGGGCAACCCAGCTGACCGAGCCAGGCCCTGGGGCTGAGGTGCGCCGGATTAAGCGGCTGCTGATTCACGAGGAATACAGTTCTGCTGACCAGAGCAACGACATTGCACTGCTGGAACTGAACAAGCCTGTCCAGTGCAGCCCCTACATCCAGACGGTCTGTGTGCCCAACGGCACGCTGAGCGTGGCACAGCTGGACACCTGCTACGTCGCTGGCTGGGGTGCCACCACTGCAAGAT CTCAAACATCAAGTGACATCCTGCAGGAGGCCAAGGTCCAACTTATCGGTGTCCAGATCTGCAACAGCAGCGAGTGGTACGGGGGGGACGTCCACACCCACAACTTGTGTGCTGGCTACCCAGAGGGTGGCATTGACACCTGCCAG GGTGACAGTGGGGGTCCGCTCATGTGCCAGGATGATGACGCTGACTTCTTCTGGGTCGTCGGTGTAACTAGCTGGGGAAGAGGCTGCGCCAGAGCAAAACGTCCTGGAATATACACTTCTGTTCAGCACTTCTATGAGTGGATTCTGATCCAGATGGAACTGCTTCCACAGGAAGAGGCTTCTGAGGCATGGAGTTATACAACTGCCTCAGAACGTTTGGGTCATATGAATGCCCCATGGCCCACTTTTAAGCCATGGTCGACAATACTCCCCACTCTTAATCCATTTCCAAGACCACCTCCCACTCTTAGGCCATTGCCAACAGCATTCCCCACTTACAAACCATTTCCAACAGCATACCCCACTCACAGGCCGGTGCCGACAGCGTACCCCACTCAGCAGCCATGGACAACAGCATACCCCACTCAGAAGCCATGGACAACAGCATACCCCACTCAGAAGCCATGGACAACGGCATACCCCACTCAGAAGCCATGGACAACGGCATACCCCACTCAGAAGCCATGGACAACGGCATACCCCACTCAGAAGCCATGGACAACGGCATACCCCACTCAGAAGCCATGGACAACGGCATACCCCACTCAGAAGCCATGGACAACGGCATACCCCACTCAGAAGCCATGGACAACGGCATACCCCACTCAGAAGCCATGGACAACGGCATACCCCACTCAGAAGCCATGGACAACGGCATACCCCACTCAGAAGCCATGGACAACAACATACCCCACGCAGAAGCCATGGACACAACCAGTGCCCACTCAGAAGCCAAGTTTGATGCCATCACCAGTGGAAGAGACTAACAACTGCCCATTTCCACTCAAGAAGCTGATGGAATTCTTCACTAAGGTCCGGGATCTCCTGAAGAATCTACCAGGAGTTGCAGTTTGA